In Papaver somniferum cultivar HN1 unplaced genomic scaffold, ASM357369v1 unplaced-scaffold_12, whole genome shotgun sequence, a single window of DNA contains:
- the LOC113330887 gene encoding protein enabled-like, translated as MDNSYSSYADSGDSSPRSREIDCENQSWEDPSSTTTSTNTAAATNYRVKFMVSYNGKIQPRQHDNQLTYVGGETKILAVERNAKFGTVISKLSAICDFDTVNLKYQLPGEDLDALVSVTNDEDLEHMMMEYDRLNRSSPKPARLRLFLFPVRSNSSSLASSAKDGGSTKSNQQWFVDAFNSAQIQQSIDSAAATSPPASETPSNPDFLFGLDNNSKCVVSPPSPPQISSPVTAKQDLVQEQQQLIQEQQLQIQDHNREDHRILVGEHAEIQRQIQELQKLQISNQEQQQQTLTRAFAGDYYVQKVPENTVPAGSIPVTLPPVSPPSVAVPAPPPTAAGYWQERHIAPPPVSTADHQVYLIPTPTGYYQTQVPPPQSVLQMPAGQGYYAPPPPVYREQPVYNVAPQQPQQQQHQVQPRIVMLADGSYAQVGFDSAGRQVLYAAPPPPSPGGIMPPSSYQTVTNGGVVGGGGAMDLRQQQQQQQQQQPKIAAITEVKIPNLKPAQAAV; from the coding sequence atgGATAATTCATACTCATCATACGCAGATTCAGGAGATTCCTCACCAAGATCAAGAGAAATCGACTGTGAAAACCAGTCATGGGAAGATCCGTCAtcaaccaccacctccaccaacaCCGCCGCCGCAACCAACTACAGAGTGAAATTCATGGTTTCCTACAACGGCAAAATCCAACCGAGGCAACATGATAATCAGTTGACATATGTTGGTGGAGAGACGAAGATTTTAGCTGTTGAGAGGAACGCCAAATTTGGTACGGTGATCAGTAAGTTATCTGCGATTTGTGATTTTGATACTGTTAATTTGAAGTACCAGTTGCCTGGGGAGGATCTTGATGCGCTTGTTTCTGTAACTAACGATGAAGATCTTGAGCATATGATGATGGAATATGATAGGTTGAATCGGTCGTCGCCTAAACCGGCGAGATTGAGATTGTTTTTGTTTCCGGTTAGGTCGAATTCGTCGAGTTTAGCGTCGTCGGCCAAGGATGGTGGGAGTACTAAGAGTAATCAGCAGTGGTTTGTTGATGCGTTTAATTCTGCTCAGATACAACAATCGATTGATTCTGCTGCTGCTACGTCGCCGCCGGCGAGTGAGACTCCGTCGAATCCTGATTTCTTGTTTGGGTTGGATAATAATAGTAAATGTGTTGTTTCGCCGCCGTCACCACCGCAAATCAGTTCTCCGGTGACGGCGAAACAAGATTTGGTTCAAGAGCAACAGCAGTTGATTCAGGAGCAGCAATTGCAGATTCAGGATCATAATAGAGAGGATCACAGGATTTTAGTTGGTGAACATGCTGAAATTCAAAGACAGATTCAGGAATTGCAGAAATTACAAATCTCAAatcaagagcagcagcaacagacttTGACTAGAGCATTTGCTGGTGATTACTATGTGCAGAAAGTTCCTGAAAATACAGTTCCAGCTGGGAGTATTCCGGTTACTTTACCACCGGTGTCGCCACCGTCGGTTGCAGTACCAGCTCCACCTCCTACAGCTGCAGGGTATTGGCAAGAAAGGCATATTGCTCCACCACCAGTTTCCACTGCTGATCATCAAGTTTATTTGATACCAACACCAACTGGGTACTATCAAACTCAAGTGCCGCCGCCGCAAAGCGTATTGCAAATGCCTGCTGGTCAAGGGTATTACGCTCCGCCGCCACCTGTTTATAGGGAACAGCCTGTTTACAATGTTGCGCCACAGCaaccacagcagcaacagcatcaAGTTCAGCCTAGAATTGTGATGTTGGCAGATGGGAGTTATGCACAAGTGGGGTTTGATAGTGCTGGGAGACAAGTGCTTTATGCTGCGCCGCCACCACCGTCGCCTGGTGGTATAATGCCGCCATCGTCCTATCAGACTGTAACCAATGGAGGAGTTGTGGGAGGAGGAGGAGCAATGGATTtgagacagcagcagcagcagcaacaacaacaacaacccaaGATAGCTGCAATCACAGAGGTTAAAATTCCAAATCTTAAACCTGCTCAAGCTGCGGTTTGA